CAAAGACAACAAGATCAAGATGCAGGACCCCAAGCAACTGAACGAAGTGTTTCAAAAAGAAGATACCGCTTTCGAAGAAGAGCTGAACAAGATTCTCTTGAAGTAGCAGTGGTTGTGGCGATCTTTATGAAAACCGACATACATTTTCTGATCCTGTAATCTGTCATACCGGCGCAGGCCGGTATCCATCCGGCTTTCGAAGGCTGGATGCCGGCTTTCGCCGGCATGACGAAATGAAAAATTCAGCTTTGCCAGCGAACGAATTGAATCCCGATGTCCACCCAAGTTCTCTACGCTGAACCTCATTCACGATTCAATTGGTCGAAGTACTCGCTGGTGTCGATCGCCGGCTTCGCCGCGTTGGCGATTCTCGCTCTGCTGGCGATGATCGTTTGGATGAGTTTTCGCACCGGCGTGCCGGGGCAGGTTTCGGACTATTCGCTGAAGAATTACTTCACGCTGCTCGGCGATCCTTATACCTATCGGGTGATGACCACGACGCTGATCTTCGCGGCGGTCACCATCGCGGTGTCGGTGCCGTTGGGGTTCATCTTTGCTTGGTTCATCGAGCGCACGGACATGCCGGGGAAAACCTTGGCGATGAGTGTTCTCAGCATCGGTGTCCTGTTCCCGACTTTTCTCAAAGCGATGGGCTGGGTGTTTTTGCTCCACCCGCGCATCGGTGTGATCAATATTTTTTTCATGCAACTGTTCGGCTTGACCCAAGCGCCGCTCAATATCGCCACCGTGCCGGGCATCGGTTTCGTTCAAGGCATGACGCTGGTGCCGCTCGCCTACGTGATGATCTCGGCGGCGCTACGCAGCATGAATCCGGCGCTGGTCGAAGCCGCCAACGTGCACGGCGTGAGCCAATGGCGCACGCTCATCCGCATCGAACTGCCGCTGATCTGGCCGGCGCTATTTTCCGCGATAATATGGATGCTCACCGTGGCCATCGCCGCCTTCGACGTGCCCGGCGTCATCGGCATGGCCAATAATATTTTCACCTTCAGCACGGCGATCTACTACATGATCAATCCCAACGAAGGTCTGCCGCGCTACGGTTTGTGCGGCGCCTACGGCGCCATCATGGTGTGCGTGTCGTTGATCCTGATGATTCCGTACTTTCGCGCGCTAAAGCAAAGCCACAAATATCAAATCATCTCCGGCAAGTCCTACCACTCGCGCCCGGTGGAACTGGGCCGCTGGGGCTGGCTCGCGTGGTTTATGTTGGGGAGCTATTTTCTGCTCGCCTTCGTGTTGCCGCTGCTGGCGATCTTTTGGGTGTCGCTGTTGCCCTACGTGCAAGCGCCGTCGTGGCAAACTCTCAAAGTGATTTCCTTCGAGCGTTACACCCAGATGGCGTTGGACAGCGCGCTGCTCGACGCGGCGTGGAATACTTTATTGTTAATGGTCATCGTGCCGACGGTGATCGTGATCGTCTGCACGGCGATCTCGTGGATCGTCACGCGCTCGCGCATGCGCGGGCGGATGGCACTCGACGCCATCGCGTTTCTGCCCCATCCGGTGCCGCATATTTTGTTCGCGCTGGCGATCGCTTATCTGGCGCTGCTGATTTCCAACGTCATACCGCTCTACGGCACGATCTACGTTTTGATGGCGGTGTATGTCGTCTGCTGGATCAGCTTCGGCACCCGAGTGTTGAACAACAGCATGATTCAAGTGCATCGCGAGTTGGAGGAAGCGGCGCAGGTCAGCGGCGCCTCGACTTTTAAGATTCTCACCAAAGTTATCGCGCCGTTGATCAAACCGGGATTGATCTATGCGTGGATTTGGACCTCGTTGTCGGCCTATCGCGAGCTAACCATGGCGGTGTTTCTGTCGTCGCCGAAAAGCCAGGTGCTGTCGACTTACATTTGGGGCCAATGGCATGGCGGCGGCCTGGGCGATGCCGCGGCGATCGCGATCATGATGATCGCGGTGATGACGCCGTTGGTGACGACTTTCTGGATCTTCGCGCGCAAGCAGCAGCATGTGGCGTCGGCGACGTAGATTCGGATTCGGAGATTCAACCGCAAAGAACGCAAAGTACGCAAAAAAGAAATCGGAAATGTAGGGGCGGGTTTTAAACCCGCCCTCTTGGCTCAGGATCATGACCATGACAGCTAAAACCGAAATTGCCACTTCAATTGACTTCGTTCATACCGGACCTGGAACTTTGGCCGGGAAATATCTGCGCCGGTTTTGGCAGCCGGTTTATGTTTCGGCGGAGCTGAAAACCGGCTACGCGGTGCCGATTCGTATCATGGGCGAAGATTTCACGCTCTATCGCGGCGAAAGCGGCGCGGCCTTTGTCGTCGATTTTCGCTGCGCCCATCGCGGCACGCAGTTGTCCGTCGGCTGGGTCGAGCAGGATTGCCTGCGCTGTTTTTATCACGGCTGGAAATACGACGGCACCGGCCAGTGCGTCGAGCAGCCGGCTGAGGGCGAGAGCTTCGCGCAGAAAATTAAAATCCGCAGCTGCCCGACCGAGGAATTTCTCGGGCTGATCTTCGCCTATTTTGGCGAAGGCGATGCACCGCCGTTTCCGCGTTATCCCGAGCTGGAAGAGCCAGGCGAGATCGATGTCGGCACTTATATTCGCCACTGCAATTATTTCGGCACGCTGGAAAACGGCATCGACCAGGCTCACGTCCCATTCACCCACGCCAAGTCGAACTTCACCACGTTCGGTCTCAACTGGGACATTCCGAAAATCACCGCGGAAGAAACCGATTACGGCATCGCCATGTACGGCACGCGCAAGGACGGCAATGCGCGCATCAATCATTACCTCATGCCGAACATTCTCTACATCAAGGGCTCGCCGGAGAGCGGTCAGGAAGGTTGGCGCGAAGCCTTCGCCTGGCGCGTGCCGGTGGACGATGTTAGCCATCGGAGTTTTAACATTGCGCTGATTCACGTAACCGGCGATGGTGCGGCACGCCTGCGCGAGCGCCAACGGCGCCAAGCGGAAATCATCGCGCAGTTGCCGTCCGCCAACGAAATGGCAAAGCGCGCGCTGGCGGGAGAGGTTAGCGTGCACGACATCGAAGAGCGGCCCGACCTCGTCAATATTCAAGATCACGTCGCCCAGGAAGGGCAGGGCGCGATCCCCGATCGCGAGACCGAGCGCTTGGGCCGCTCGGACGTGGCGGTGATTCTCTTGCGGCAGATTTGGCAGCGCGAGCTTCGGGCCTTGGCCGATGGCCAGCCGCTGAAGTCGTGGCAACGGCGGCAAAAGTTGGTTGCGACCAGCGGAGTATGAAGATGGCGGCAGGAAAAAAGTCGATCGCTAGTTTTCTGTTTTTGTTTCTGGCGGCGGGACACCTTCAATTCGTCCATGGGGAAACCCTCGACCAGTCGATCGCGGCGGCGAAAAAGGAGCCGGAATTGTTTTTTGTCGCCGGGCCGACGACGTTTGGCGGCAAAAAAGGTTTGGCAGAAATCGAGGCGGCTTTCGACAAACGTTTCGGTCTGAGCAGTAAAATTCGCTTCAGCGCCGGCCCGGAGATGAACGCCATGGCAGCGCGGGTGATTAGCGAGTTTAAATCCGGCAGCAAAGCTTCGACGGATATTTATCTCGGCTCGTTGGGACAGTACGCTAACTTGGTTCGCGAGAATGCGCTGGAGGAAATCAATTGGTCGGCGACGTTTCCGTGGATTGCGCGTTCGATGGAAGAAATCGTCGGCAAGCGCGGCGTGTTGGTCTACTCGTCGCCGCGCGGGATTATTTACAATTCAAACTTGATCAGCGCCGACAAGGCGCCGAAGTCTTATGAAGATTTGGTCGATCCGCGCTTGAGCCCAACTTGGGCGGGAAAAATCGCCGTGCCACCCTATCCCAATTGGCTGGTCGAATTGGCGCTCATCTGGGGCGAGGATCGCTTGAAAGAGTTCACCCGCAAGTTGGTGGCGCTCAGCGGCGGGTGGCTGCGCTATGGCGAAGAAGAGCGGGTACTCAGCGGCGAGTTTCCGATCATGGCGAACATCGGCGATTCTTTGGCGACCATGTGGAAGTGGCAAGCCAAGGGGGCGCCGCTGGTGGCGCTGCTCGGTTCCACTCCCGGCGATGCTTCTTATTTTCATCTCGGCGTGCCGAAAAATTCCAGCCATCCAAATTTGGCGAAGCTCTTCGTCGGTTTCATGATCTCCAAGGAAGGCCAAGCGATCATCGAGAAGCATGAGTTCCGCTCGTCGCACTTGGTCGAAAGCTCGCGCATGGCGAAACATTTGCGCGATAACAAGATCAAACTGCAAGAGCCGAAAGATCTATTCAACTTCTATCTCAAAGGCGGTGGCGCCAAGTTGAACGAAGAGTTGGGCAAAATGCTGAAGCAATAAATGGGATTGAAGAGTTCCAACCGTTCAAAATGTTCCAATCGTTAGCTCGGTCGAGCCATCGATCGATTCCAAAAGTATTTACCCTCGCCCTTTGGGAGAGGAAAGGGTGAGGGCGCGAGTGTGATGTCTTTCGCGGCGCGTTTTCGTCAGGGCATGAAAGCGGCGATTCCGATTTGGATCGCTTTCGTGCCGTCATCAATCGCGTGGGGGATCGCGGCGCAAGCGCATGGCTTGACGCTCACGGAAATCGTTCTCATGTCCGCTTGGGTTTATTCCGGGCCGGCGCAGTTCGCGGTGCTGGTGCCGCTCGCCGAAGGGAAGTCGGCGGCGACAGTCTTAATCGCCGGCGTTTTGATGAATCTGCGCTTCCTGCCGATGAGCACGGCGCTGGCGCCGTTTTTTCGCGGCGTGAAACGTTTGCCATTGTTGATTTCATCCCACGTCGTCAGCGCCAGCAGCTTCATCGTTCCTTATTTACAATTTCAAAAAGAGCGCGCCGCGAGCGGCGGCCGCTCGGTCGCCGACGGCTATGGCAATCTCGGTTTCTTCGCCGGCATCGGCGCGACGAGTTTTTGCGTATGGGTTGTCGGCACGGCGGCCGGATACGGCGTCGCGCTGGGATTTCCGCCGGGCTTCGAAGAGGCCTTGAAGTTTATCCTGCCGGGCTACTTCGCGGGGTTACTCGTCGCTGAAATGAAAGGCTGGACGATGCCGCTGATCTGTTTAGCGAGCATCGTCACGGCGATCCCCGGCGCGCTGTTCAATCCCGGTTGGGGTTGGCTGGCGACGGCGGCGACGATCGCGGTGCTGGGTTGGAGTTTGGAAAAATGGCTTTGTCGCGCATCGAGCTAATTCTCATTCTCGGTTTATCGGCGCTGCTTTTGCGCGCCTTGCCGCAATTGTTTCTCGTCGGCAAAAGTTTTCCCGACACCTGGGATCGTTTGCTGCGCTATCTGTCCTACGCGCTTTTGTGCGGTTTGATTTCGATTTCACTCTTCATGTCCGGCGCCCGCTTCGAAGCGCAAGCGGCGCCCTACCGCGGCGTGGCTCTGGCGGTGACGATCGCGATCGCTTACAAGACCAAAAGCGCGGTGACCGGCATGCTGGTCGGCGCGACGCTGGTGCTGGCGTTTTCGTGGCTACGGTGATTATTCAAATTTACGCACCGGATATATTTCACCACGAAGGCACGAAGGCCACGAAGGCCACGAAGGTTTCGAACAATTGTTATTCCGAACTTCGTGCTCTTCGTGTCCTTCGTGGTGAATGGGCTATTAACGGCTTCGTTCACGCACGGCGCCGATTAGGATGCCGAAAAGAATCAGCGGCACCGACGTCATCAAGATCATCGCTAACACGATGTCGCCGGTGCCGGCGATGATGCGGGCGGCGATCAGCGGCGCGATGACGCCGGCGAAGTAATGCAGCGACATGATAATGCCGGCGGCGCTGCCGGCGTTGCCGGGCGGCGCGGTTTCTTGGGCGAGGGCGACTAGGAGCGCCGGCACCGAGGCTTTGATCAATCCGAAGACGGCGATGCCGACGGCGAGGGCGAGCGGCGATTGTAAAAAATAAAATAGCACGAAGGCGGCCAGCGCGGCGGGGAAGGCGCTGAAGGCGACGACGCGTTTACGGCCGAATCTATCCGACAGATTGCCGAGGCAAAACGAGCCGCACATGTTGGCGACGCTCAACACGCCCATGATCCAGCCGGCGTCTTTGAGCGGCAAGGCTTTCGCCGTGCGCAGCAGCGTCGGCGTCCAAGCGGCGGAACTCCAAAACACCGAGCCGCCGATAAATTCCGCTAGGGCCAGAAGCATGATCGACCACGACAGAGCGTCGCGAAAGGAGCCGCTGCGCGCCGTCGAGTTCGTCGCTTGGCTCTCGCGAATCCACAACAGTTGCACCAGCATGTTCGCCGTGGCAATGACGCCGACGGCGACGAAAGCGGCGCGCCAACCGAATGCCGCGGTGATCCGGCTCGCGAGCACGGCGCCGATGGCGCCGCCGATGCCGTAGGTGACCGATACCAAGCTGGCGCCGAGGCCGCGCCGATGGGGCAGCAGGTCGGACATGATCGCGTAGAGCGACGGCGGCGTGAAGCCGTAGCCGATGCCGGTGACGGCGAGCAAGAGAAAAAATAGTAGCGGCTGCTCGGTCACGCCGGCTAGTCCGAAACCGATGGCGAGTAAACTCAATCCGGTGATCAACACGCGCTTGCGGCCGAATTTATCGGCGAGCCGGCCGGCGCCGCCGCTGGTCAGTGCGGCGATGAGCATCATTACCGAAAATAAGCTACCGGCGGCGACTTCAGAGAGCGCAAAACTCTGGCGGATTTCCGGCAGGGCGATGCCCAACGTCGCCACCATCATGGACGGCATGAGATTCGAACAAGGCACGATGACGACGGACCAGCGTTGGTGCCGCGTCGTTAAAGATGATGAGATTTCGTCGATGGGCGATTCCTACTTCAGCGGAATGAAGGCGTAGATGCGCGGCTGGCCGCCGACCACGCGGGTGATGTGGCCGCGTCCGCTGGTGTCCTCGGCGAGCATGACGTCGCCGGCACCGAAGCGGCGGATCGTGCCGTCGCCGGTTTCGATTTCCACTTGTCCTGACAGAGTGATGACGTACTGCCGTTTGGGCGCCGGATGATGCGGGCTCAGATGTTTTGGCGACGCGCTGCGAAACATGATGCCGTGCGCCGGATGCAACGCCGATGCCGCCATCTCGCCTTGGACGTTGAGATCGACTTCGAGATCTTCGAAATGCGATTCGTTGTCGGCGCCGGTGTAAAGTTGGACGATCTTCATTAGCCGGTTTGTAGGAGAATCGGCGCGCAAATGCAAGGCGCATTCACTGGATTTGCCAAGCGCTTTGGCGCCGTGTTAGGAATTTCGACTCTGGTGTACTGGCTCAGCGGTTAACCGAACAAGTCTATAGCTTCGGTTCGGACGATTCCCCCTTTGAAAAAGGGTGAAGGGGGATTTTCTTTTGCACGCAGTGTCAAATCCCCCTCAGTCCCCCTTTTTCAAAGGGGGATGTTCGGAGCCAAACGACGAACCTATTGCTGAGCCAAGAAAGTAGCGCGAGATAATCGACCATGCCTGAACTGCCCGACATCACGATCTACATCGAAGCACTGGAAGCGCGCTTGCTTAACCAGCCGCTGGAGAAAATCCGTCTCGCCAGTCCGTTTCTGCTGCGCTCCTTCGAGCCGCCGATTAGTTCGGCGGAGGGGAAAAAGATTGTCGGCTTTCACCGTATCGGCAAGCGCATCGTCTTCGAACTCGAAGATGAGTTGTTTTTAGTTTTTCACTTGATGATCACCGGGCGATTTCACTGGAAGAAGCGCGGTGCCGCCGTGCCGCGAAAGTTCGGCCACGCGGCTTTCGATTTTTCCATGGCGACATTGTTGCTCACCGAGATGGGAACTAAAAAGCGCGCATCGCTGCATTTGGTCAAGGGCCGCGAGAATTTGCTCGAACACGATCCCGGCGGGTTGGAGATTTTCGATGCCAACGTGAATGCGTTCCGTGGCGCGCTGTTGCGCGAGAATCATACGCTTAAAAGATCGCTCACCGATCCGCATTTGTTCAGCGGCATCGGCAACGCGTATTCGGATGAAATTTTGCACCGCGCCAAGCTGTCGCCGGTGAAACAGACCAAGCAGTTGAGCGATGCCGAGATCGAAGTTCTTTTTCGCGCCACCCAGGAATGTCTGCGTGAGTGGATCGCGCGCCTGCGCGACGAGACCGGTAAAAATTTTCCCGAGCGGGTGACGGCGTTTCGCGACGACATGGCGGTGCACGGCAAGTACCGCAAGCCTTGTCCCATCTGCGCCGCGCCGGTGCAGCGCATCGTTTACGCCGACAACGAGACCAACTACTGCGCCAAGTGCCAAACCGGCGGCAAGTTGCTGGCGGATCGCTCGCTGTCACGGCTGCTGAAAGATGATTGGCCGCGGACACTGGAGGAGCTGGAAGAGACACGCAGGCCGAGAATGAAATAAGACGGTGCGCAAGCGCACCCTACGTGAATGGATTCATTGTTCACCAATAAGAATCTCAAAAATTTATGTAAGGGCGTATGCAATACGCCCCTACGTTCGAAGCGCTTACATGAACGGCGGTGCTACTTCGCTTCAAACGTCGACGTGACCTTCTGCTGTCCGCCGTTTTCACCGTATTCCTCTTCGTAAAATAGGCCGAGGGCTTGCAGTACCGGCGCGTCTTGGATCGAGAACAGCACGGCGTCGTCTTTGGCGGAGCTATTCAGATGTTCGTGCACGGACCAGGGCGGCAGGGCGATGATGTCGCCTTTGCGCCAGTTGAACTGTTTGCCGTCGATGATCGTCGCGCCGGTGCCTTTGACGATATGGTACACCGCGCTGCCGGTATGGCGGTGCGCTTGGGTGTGTTCGTTGGGGCGCAGCAATTGGGTGCGGCACGCCATGGTCGGCATCACCGAGCCGCCGGTTTGCGGGTGGCGGTATTCCAACGCGATGCCGTCGAAGCGGCTGCCTTCATGGTCACGTAAGGATTTCAGCGCCGCGGCGGTTTGCGTCCACGAGTAAAGCAGCAGCGGCGAGGTCTTTGAACTTTCTTTAATCCATGTGGGACTCAGTTGGCCCTCGCCGTAGAGCGACTTCGAAGTATTCGGCGGGCGGCTCGCCGGCACTTGAGCTTCCTTGTAGAACTGAAAAAACATCGCTTCCACCGAAGCGATCAGCGGAATGTCGAGGCCGTCCATCCAGACGATGCGCTGTTTGGTTTCGTTGCCGTGATTGTGCCAGGACCAGCTCGGCGTGAGGATCAAATCGCCGGGCTCCATGTAAACGCGCTCGCCGTCCACCGCGGTGTAGGCGCCGCGGCCTTCGATGATAAATCTGATCGCCGTCGGTGTGTGACGATGGGCGCGGGCGACTTCGCCGGGCAAGAGCACTTGCACGGCGGCGATTAAATTGTTCGTCGTCGCCCAGCGGCCGCCGAGACCGGGATTGAAGAGCTGCAAGGCGCGCCGTTCGTCGCCGACGGGAACTGCGTTAGTGGATTCAGTAATAATCGGCTCCAAGGTCGACCACGGCCACATGTGCGCGATCATCTTGGGCTGCGGCTGCGGCGTCATTTGACTGGCCAGTTCCCACAGGCCGTACATGTTATTGGCGTGCATGCGTTGGTGAAACGCCTCGCGTAATGCGTCGGTTTGCTTTTCAGCTTTCATGGTAGATCCTCCTGGACGATTTCACGCCGCTGCATTGGTTAGTAATACGCTATGCCACGGCGGTCAAGGCGGCTGACCGAATTCTCCACCTTCGGTTTGCGCAGGTTCGAAAATCCCTCTAAATCTTCCTTTACAAAAGGGAGACTTCGGATTCTGACGCCAGTATTTCTTTCCCACTTTGGTAAAGGGGGATCGCGGGGGATTCGCTTGTGTGGTCTGGAGATCTTCGATGTTGGATCGCTGTCGAGCTAACTTGCTTGATTCTTCCAACTCCGACAAAGTAAGCGCAGCGTAAGTTTTAAACCGGATGGGAGCGCTCGATGAAAATTAAGATTCCACTAA
The genomic region above belongs to Deltaproteobacteria bacterium and contains:
- a CDS encoding iron ABC transporter permease, which translates into the protein MSTQVLYAEPHSRFNWSKYSLVSIAGFAALAILALLAMIVWMSFRTGVPGQVSDYSLKNYFTLLGDPYTYRVMTTTLIFAAVTIAVSVPLGFIFAWFIERTDMPGKTLAMSVLSIGVLFPTFLKAMGWVFLLHPRIGVINIFFMQLFGLTQAPLNIATVPGIGFVQGMTLVPLAYVMISAALRSMNPALVEAANVHGVSQWRTLIRIELPLIWPALFSAIIWMLTVAIAAFDVPGVIGMANNIFTFSTAIYYMINPNEGLPRYGLCGAYGAIMVCVSLILMIPYFRALKQSHKYQIISGKSYHSRPVELGRWGWLAWFMLGSYFLLAFVLPLLAIFWVSLLPYVQAPSWQTLKVISFERYTQMALDSALLDAAWNTLLLMVIVPTVIVIVCTAISWIVTRSRMRGRMALDAIAFLPHPVPHILFALAIAYLALLISNVIPLYGTIYVLMAVYVVCWISFGTRVLNNSMIQVHRELEEAAQVSGASTFKILTKVIAPLIKPGLIYAWIWTSLSAYRELTMAVFLSSPKSQVLSTYIWGQWHGGGLGDAAAIAIMMIAVMTPLVTTFWIFARKQQHVASAT
- a CDS encoding Rieske (2Fe-2S) protein: MTMTAKTEIATSIDFVHTGPGTLAGKYLRRFWQPVYVSAELKTGYAVPIRIMGEDFTLYRGESGAAFVVDFRCAHRGTQLSVGWVEQDCLRCFYHGWKYDGTGQCVEQPAEGESFAQKIKIRSCPTEEFLGLIFAYFGEGDAPPFPRYPELEEPGEIDVGTYIRHCNYFGTLENGIDQAHVPFTHAKSNFTTFGLNWDIPKITAEETDYGIAMYGTRKDGNARINHYLMPNILYIKGSPESGQEGWREAFAWRVPVDDVSHRSFNIALIHVTGDGAARLRERQRRQAEIIAQLPSANEMAKRALAGEVSVHDIEERPDLVNIQDHVAQEGQGAIPDRETERLGRSDVAVILLRQIWQRELRALADGQPLKSWQRRQKLVATSGV
- a CDS encoding extracellular solute-binding protein, which gives rise to MKMAAGKKSIASFLFLFLAAGHLQFVHGETLDQSIAAAKKEPELFFVAGPTTFGGKKGLAEIEAAFDKRFGLSSKIRFSAGPEMNAMAARVISEFKSGSKASTDIYLGSLGQYANLVRENALEEINWSATFPWIARSMEEIVGKRGVLVYSSPRGIIYNSNLISADKAPKSYEDLVDPRLSPTWAGKIAVPPYPNWLVELALIWGEDRLKEFTRKLVALSGGWLRYGEEERVLSGEFPIMANIGDSLATMWKWQAKGAPLVALLGSTPGDASYFHLGVPKNSSHPNLAKLFVGFMISKEGQAIIEKHEFRSSHLVESSRMAKHLRDNKIKLQEPKDLFNFYLKGGGAKLNEELGKMLKQ
- a CDS encoding AzlD domain-containing protein — its product is MALSRIELILILGLSALLLRALPQLFLVGKSFPDTWDRLLRYLSYALLCGLISISLFMSGARFEAQAAPYRGVALAVTIAIAYKTKSAVTGMLVGATLVLAFSWLR
- a CDS encoding MFS transporter, with the protein product MPCSNLMPSMMVATLGIALPEIRQSFALSEVAAGSLFSVMMLIAALTSGGAGRLADKFGRKRVLITGLSLLAIGFGLAGVTEQPLLFFLLLAVTGIGYGFTPPSLYAIMSDLLPHRRGLGASLVSVTYGIGGAIGAVLASRITAAFGWRAAFVAVGVIATANMLVQLLWIRESQATNSTARSGSFRDALSWSIMLLALAEFIGGSVFWSSAAWTPTLLRTAKALPLKDAGWIMGVLSVANMCGSFCLGNLSDRFGRKRVVAFSAFPAALAAFVLFYFLQSPLALAVGIAVFGLIKASVPALLVALAQETAPPGNAGSAAGIIMSLHYFAGVIAPLIAARIIAGTGDIVLAMILMTSVPLILFGILIGAVRERSR
- a CDS encoding formamidopyrimidine-DNA glycosylase, which codes for MPELPDITIYIEALEARLLNQPLEKIRLASPFLLRSFEPPISSAEGKKIVGFHRIGKRIVFELEDELFLVFHLMITGRFHWKKRGAAVPRKFGHAAFDFSMATLLLTEMGTKKRASLHLVKGRENLLEHDPGGLEIFDANVNAFRGALLRENHTLKRSLTDPHLFSGIGNAYSDEILHRAKLSPVKQTKQLSDAEIEVLFRATQECLREWIARLRDETGKNFPERVTAFRDDMAVHGKYRKPCPICAAPVQRIVYADNETNYCAKCQTGGKLLADRSLSRLLKDDWPRTLEELEETRRPRMK
- a CDS encoding cupin domain-containing protein, giving the protein MKAEKQTDALREAFHQRMHANNMYGLWELASQMTPQPQPKMIAHMWPWSTLEPIITESTNAVPVGDERRALQLFNPGLGGRWATTNNLIAAVQVLLPGEVARAHRHTPTAIRFIIEGRGAYTAVDGERVYMEPGDLILTPSWSWHNHGNETKQRIVWMDGLDIPLIASVEAMFFQFYKEAQVPASRPPNTSKSLYGEGQLSPTWIKESSKTSPLLLYSWTQTAAALKSLRDHEGSRFDGIALEYRHPQTGGSVMPTMACRTQLLRPNEHTQAHRHTGSAVYHIVKGTGATIIDGKQFNWRKGDIIALPPWSVHEHLNSSAKDDAVLFSIQDAPVLQALGLFYEEEYGENGGQQKVTSTFEAK